A single genomic interval of Rosistilla ulvae harbors:
- a CDS encoding Gfo/Idh/MocA family protein yields the protein MSLTRRSFFLSSTSALAATSLASAAPTKRRVAVIGHTGRGDFGHGLDTVWHQIPETEIVAVADANPAGLARQLTKLKIDRGFGDYTKMLDQVQPEFVAICSRHADQHHAMALAAIEAGARGLYIEKPICRTPEEADAMLAACERRGATIAVAHRNRYHPALPQIDRLIADGRIGNLLELRGRGKGDRRGGAEDLWVLGSHVLNLVDYFTGPPKTCSAVMMQGDRRVTAADVVSGAEGLGPLAGDALHARYETTAGPIAYYDSVALDGTAGTAFCLQLIGSRGTITIHMDGRPFAYLCEGSPFRPPKEPRRWVPISSGGAGVAEPDPESVADATHHRTAVRDLIEAVDQNRRPLCDMQNAATTVEMICGVFESHRQGSAAVELPLANRGNALAKL from the coding sequence ATGAGCCTCACCCGCCGCAGTTTTTTCCTCTCCTCCACCTCCGCGTTGGCCGCCACCTCGCTCGCTTCCGCTGCACCCACCAAACGCCGCGTCGCGGTGATCGGGCATACCGGGCGAGGCGACTTTGGGCATGGATTGGACACCGTCTGGCACCAGATCCCCGAAACCGAGATCGTCGCCGTCGCCGACGCCAATCCGGCGGGACTGGCCCGGCAACTGACCAAACTGAAGATCGATCGCGGTTTCGGCGACTACACCAAAATGCTCGACCAGGTGCAGCCCGAATTTGTCGCCATCTGCTCTCGCCACGCCGACCAACACCATGCGATGGCGCTGGCGGCGATCGAGGCGGGAGCGCGGGGACTGTATATCGAAAAACCGATCTGCCGGACGCCGGAGGAAGCTGATGCGATGCTCGCCGCGTGCGAGCGGCGGGGAGCGACGATCGCCGTGGCTCACCGCAATCGATACCACCCGGCGCTGCCGCAGATCGATCGCTTGATCGCCGACGGCCGGATCGGGAACCTGTTGGAGCTGCGCGGTCGCGGCAAGGGGGACCGCCGCGGGGGAGCGGAGGATCTGTGGGTCTTGGGGAGCCATGTGTTGAACCTGGTCGACTATTTCACCGGCCCTCCCAAAACCTGCTCCGCCGTGATGATGCAGGGGGACCGGCGAGTGACGGCGGCCGATGTGGTGTCGGGAGCGGAGGGTTTGGGGCCGTTGGCTGGCGACGCCCTGCACGCCCGCTACGAAACGACAGCCGGCCCGATCGCCTACTACGATTCAGTCGCTCTCGACGGCACCGCCGGGACGGCGTTTTGTCTGCAGTTGATCGGCAGCCGCGGGACGATCACGATCCACATGGACGGCCGGCCGTTTGCGTACTTGTGCGAGGGGAGTCCGTTTCGGCCACCGAAGGAGCCGCGGCGTTGGGTGCCGATCAGCAGCGGCGGGGCGGGAGTGGCGGAGCCCGATCCGGAATCGGTCGCCGACGCGACGCACCACCGGACGGCAGTCCGCGACCTGATCGAAGCGGTCGACCAGAACCGTCGTCCACTGTGCGACATGCAAAACGCCGCGACGACGGTCGAGATGATCTGCGGCGTCTTTGAGTCACACCGTCAAGGAAGCGCCGCCGTCGAGCTGCCGCTAGCCAACCGCGGCAACGCGCTTGCGAAGCTGTAA